One genomic region from Rosa rugosa chromosome 1, drRosRugo1.1, whole genome shotgun sequence encodes:
- the LOC133725749 gene encoding wall-associated receptor kinase-like 10 isoform X2, whose product MAGLNSSSDGLTISATCLSQCEIASNASTTCNGGLDCSQVSIPSFLSTFDTSFISTTNPCNYAFLADQDWFQSFTNNLTNISARISDMDYVPAVLEWGLYHSILDVFGTSSIASDRSVNCLEYNDTSSTNSSSRLECFCATGFEGNPYLIEGCQDINECLAPNRQCPVDYACKNHPGYAECYYPKRKSAVKLAFIVIGSVLGLLFLLGVAWWLHKAIKKRKNIKQKEKFFKQNGGLLLEQQLLSGEVNVDKIKLFNSKELDKATDHFNVDRILGQGGQGTVYKGMLEDGRIVAVKQSKKLVGGEVGNFINEIVILSQINHRNVVKLLGCCLETEVPLLVYEFILNGTLSQYIHHHNEEFPLTWEMRLRVSKEIAGAISYLHSSASMPIYHRDIKSSNILLDDKYRAKVADFGTSRSIAIDKTHLTTRVQGTFGYLDPEYFQSSQFTDKSDVYSFGVVLAELLTGQKPISPTTSDEWRSLANHFILSMEGNCLFDILDTRVRSDGREEEIVAVANLAKRCLNLNGRKRPTMKEVAVELEGIQLSVKAHSDAQQNFSEIGYDRTNGMTEAWDVRSTSTGLSCMDGTTGSSLDAQPLLSF is encoded by the exons ATGGCTGGGCTGAATTCTAGCTCAGATGGCTTGACTATCTCAGCTACGTGCTTGTCCCAGTGTGAAATTGCCTCCAATGCAAGCACTACCTGCAATGGTGGTTTGGATTGCAGCCAGGTCTCTATCCCTTCCTTTCTCTCTACCTTCGATACCAGTTTCATATCTACAACAAATCCATGCAATTATGCATTCTTGGCAGACCAGGACTGGTTTCAGTCGTTTACCAACAATTTAACTAATATCTCTGCCAGAATTAGTGATATGGATTATGTGCCTGCCGTGTTGGAATGGGGCTTATATCATTCGATCCTCGATGTATTTGGAACCTCTTCAATCGCTTCTGATAGATCTGTTAACTGCCTGGAATACAATGACACCTCTTCAACAAATAGTTCCTCAAGGCTGGAATGTTTCTGTGCAACGGGATTTGAAGGAAACCCCTATCTCATTGAAGGATGTCAAG ATATAAATGAATGCTTGGCTCCAAACCGGCAGTGTCCTGTGGACTATGCTTGTAAGAATCATCCTGGATATGCCGAATGCTACTATCCAAAGAGAAAGTCCGCAGTTAAACTGGCCTTTATAG TTATCGGTAGCGTTCTTGGACTACTGTTTCTACTCGGTGTTGCTTGGTGGTTGCACAAAGCcataaagaaaaggaagaacatAAAGCAGAAGGAGAAGTTTTTTAAACAAAATGGTGGTTTATTGTTGGAGCAACAACTATTATCTGGTGAAGTAAATGTCGACAAAATTAAGTTGTTCAATTCGAAGGAGTTAGACAAAGCTACTGACCACTTTAATGTGGACAGAATTCTTGGCCAAGGAGGCCAAGGTACGGTTTACAAAGGAATGCTGGAAGATGGAAGAATTGTTGCTGTAAAGCAGTCTAAAAAACTTGTTGGAGGTGAAGTTGGAAATTTCATTAATGAAATTGTCATTCTTTCACAAATTAACCATAGGAATGTGGTCAAGTTATTGGGGTGCTGTTTAGAGACGGAAGTTCCTCTTTTGGTTTATGAATTCATACTTAATGGAACACTTTCTCAGTATATTCATCACCATAATGAGGAGTTTCCTCTCACTTGGGAAATGCGCTTACGGGTGTCGAAGGAAATTGCAGGAGCTATTTCGTACTTACATTCATCTGCTTCCATGCCTATATACCACAGAGACATCAAGTCTTCTAACATTCTATTGGATGATAAGTATAGAGCCAAAGTAGCAGACTTTGGAACATCAAGATCTATTGCCATTGATAAGACACACCTTACTACACGAGTACAAGGAACATTTGGTTATCTAGACCCAGAATATTTCCAATCCAGTCAATTTACTGACAAGAGTGATGTTTATAGCTTTGGAGTGGTCCTTGCTGAGCTCTTGACAGGACAAAAACCAATTTCTCCGACAACCTCAGATGAATGGAGAAGCCTAGCAAACCATTTCATTCTTTCAATGGAAGGAAATTGCCTGTTCGATATTCTCGATACTCGAGTTAGAAGTGATGGTCGGGAAGAAGAAATTGTGGCAGTTGCTAACCTTGCAAAGAGATGCTTAAATTTGAACGGGAGAAAACGACCTACTATGAAAGAAGTTGCTGTGGAGTTGGAGGGAATCCAATTGTCGGTTAAAGCTCATTCTGATGCTCAACAAAACTTCTCAGAGATTGGGTATGATCGAACTAATGGAATGACCGAGGCTTGGGATGTTCGTTCTACATCAACAGGGTTATCATGTATGGATGGTACTACAGGTTCTTCATTAGATGCACAACCTCTGCTGTCCTTTTAA
- the LOC133725749 gene encoding wall-associated receptor kinase-like 10 isoform X1 codes for MDVVQLLLHITLFLWCVSINTATVAAAPQQILIAKPNCPSHCGNISIPYPFGIGPGCYADNWFEILCNESVSPPKPFLNRTTLNLEVLEISIAGTLKVRNPITVSNNCSDKPIRQAAYLWGSPFVFSQKNRFTVVGCGVMAGLNSSSDGLTISATCLSQCEIASNASTTCNGGLDCSQVSIPSFLSTFDTSFISTTNPCNYAFLADQDWFQSFTNNLTNISARISDMDYVPAVLEWGLYHSILDVFGTSSIASDRSVNCLEYNDTSSTNSSSRLECFCATGFEGNPYLIEGCQDINECLAPNRQCPVDYACKNHPGYAECYYPKRKSAVKLAFIVIGSVLGLLFLLGVAWWLHKAIKKRKNIKQKEKFFKQNGGLLLEQQLLSGEVNVDKIKLFNSKELDKATDHFNVDRILGQGGQGTVYKGMLEDGRIVAVKQSKKLVGGEVGNFINEIVILSQINHRNVVKLLGCCLETEVPLLVYEFILNGTLSQYIHHHNEEFPLTWEMRLRVSKEIAGAISYLHSSASMPIYHRDIKSSNILLDDKYRAKVADFGTSRSIAIDKTHLTTRVQGTFGYLDPEYFQSSQFTDKSDVYSFGVVLAELLTGQKPISPTTSDEWRSLANHFILSMEGNCLFDILDTRVRSDGREEEIVAVANLAKRCLNLNGRKRPTMKEVAVELEGIQLSVKAHSDAQQNFSEIGYDRTNGMTEAWDVRSTSTGLSCMDGTTGSSLDAQPLLSF; via the exons ATGGATGTTGTGCAGCTTTTACTTCATATTACTCTGTTCTTGTGGTGTGTCAGTATTAATACTGCTACAGTAGCAGCAGCACCACAACAAATCTTAATAGCAAAGCCTAATTGTCCATCACATTGTGGAAACATTTCAATCCCATATCCTTTTGGAATTGGACCAGGTTGTTACGCAGATAACTGGTTCGAAATACTGTGTAATGAGTCAGTCAGCCCACCCAAACCTTTCTTGAACCGCACCACTCTGAATCTTGAGGTACTGGAAATTTCTATTGCAGGAACACTAAAAGTCAGAAACCCGATTACGGTCTCTAATAATTGCAGTGATAAGCCAATTCGGCAAGCAGCCTACTTGTGGGGAAGCCCTTTTGTGTTCTCACAAAAGAACAGATTCACAGTAGTTGGTTGTGGTGTTATGGCTGGGCTGAATTCTAGCTCAGATGGCTTGACTATCTCAGCTACGTGCTTGTCCCAGTGTGAAATTGCCTCCAATGCAAGCACTACCTGCAATGGTGGTTTGGATTGCAGCCAGGTCTCTATCCCTTCCTTTCTCTCTACCTTCGATACCAGTTTCATATCTACAACAAATCCATGCAATTATGCATTCTTGGCAGACCAGGACTGGTTTCAGTCGTTTACCAACAATTTAACTAATATCTCTGCCAGAATTAGTGATATGGATTATGTGCCTGCCGTGTTGGAATGGGGCTTATATCATTCGATCCTCGATGTATTTGGAACCTCTTCAATCGCTTCTGATAGATCTGTTAACTGCCTGGAATACAATGACACCTCTTCAACAAATAGTTCCTCAAGGCTGGAATGTTTCTGTGCAACGGGATTTGAAGGAAACCCCTATCTCATTGAAGGATGTCAAG ATATAAATGAATGCTTGGCTCCAAACCGGCAGTGTCCTGTGGACTATGCTTGTAAGAATCATCCTGGATATGCCGAATGCTACTATCCAAAGAGAAAGTCCGCAGTTAAACTGGCCTTTATAG TTATCGGTAGCGTTCTTGGACTACTGTTTCTACTCGGTGTTGCTTGGTGGTTGCACAAAGCcataaagaaaaggaagaacatAAAGCAGAAGGAGAAGTTTTTTAAACAAAATGGTGGTTTATTGTTGGAGCAACAACTATTATCTGGTGAAGTAAATGTCGACAAAATTAAGTTGTTCAATTCGAAGGAGTTAGACAAAGCTACTGACCACTTTAATGTGGACAGAATTCTTGGCCAAGGAGGCCAAGGTACGGTTTACAAAGGAATGCTGGAAGATGGAAGAATTGTTGCTGTAAAGCAGTCTAAAAAACTTGTTGGAGGTGAAGTTGGAAATTTCATTAATGAAATTGTCATTCTTTCACAAATTAACCATAGGAATGTGGTCAAGTTATTGGGGTGCTGTTTAGAGACGGAAGTTCCTCTTTTGGTTTATGAATTCATACTTAATGGAACACTTTCTCAGTATATTCATCACCATAATGAGGAGTTTCCTCTCACTTGGGAAATGCGCTTACGGGTGTCGAAGGAAATTGCAGGAGCTATTTCGTACTTACATTCATCTGCTTCCATGCCTATATACCACAGAGACATCAAGTCTTCTAACATTCTATTGGATGATAAGTATAGAGCCAAAGTAGCAGACTTTGGAACATCAAGATCTATTGCCATTGATAAGACACACCTTACTACACGAGTACAAGGAACATTTGGTTATCTAGACCCAGAATATTTCCAATCCAGTCAATTTACTGACAAGAGTGATGTTTATAGCTTTGGAGTGGTCCTTGCTGAGCTCTTGACAGGACAAAAACCAATTTCTCCGACAACCTCAGATGAATGGAGAAGCCTAGCAAACCATTTCATTCTTTCAATGGAAGGAAATTGCCTGTTCGATATTCTCGATACTCGAGTTAGAAGTGATGGTCGGGAAGAAGAAATTGTGGCAGTTGCTAACCTTGCAAAGAGATGCTTAAATTTGAACGGGAGAAAACGACCTACTATGAAAGAAGTTGCTGTGGAGTTGGAGGGAATCCAATTGTCGGTTAAAGCTCATTCTGATGCTCAACAAAACTTCTCAGAGATTGGGTATGATCGAACTAATGGAATGACCGAGGCTTGGGATGTTCGTTCTACATCAACAGGGTTATCATGTATGGATGGTACTACAGGTTCTTCATTAGATGCACAACCTCTGCTGTCCTTTTAA